One Anolis carolinensis isolate JA03-04 chromosome 5, rAnoCar3.1.pri, whole genome shotgun sequence DNA segment encodes these proteins:
- the mrps33 gene encoding small ribosomal subunit protein mS33 has product MSSSLSSYALRMARLSARIFGEVVRPTDASSMKVVKLMSEPPYAKRKEVYDWYPPHNEYHGLMKKLRYYGLYRDEHEDFKEEMKRLKKLRGKGPPKKGEGKRAMKKK; this is encoded by the exons ATGTCGTCCTCCCTTTCCAGCTATGCTTTGCGGATGGCGCGTCTCAGCGCCCGGATCTTCGGAGAAGTCGTTCGGCCAACGGATGCGTCCTCAATGAAAGTGGTGAAGCTGATGAGCGAACCACCATACGCAAAACGGAAGGAGGTTTACGACTGGTACCCTCCCCACAACGAGTACCATGGCCTCATGAAGAAGCTGCGCTACTATGGGCTCTACAG AGATGAACATGAAGATTTCAAAGAAGAAATGAAACGTCTGAAGAAGCTCCGTGGAAAAGgacctcccaagaaaggagaaggaaagagagctATGAAAAAGAAATAG